The Tachysurus vachellii isolate PV-2020 chromosome 15, HZAU_Pvac_v1, whole genome shotgun sequence nucleotide sequence aaatttgcgacttaagtctgactccagtcaagtcatatgactcgatctcgggtatacttacctcttacttTGAGatatggtgggaccagtcgagcagtgctggtagctctgagggtgcagtgcgaggagtgatgagggctttgaggtaagacggagctggtccattttttgcTTTgaaggcaagcatcagtgttttgaatctgatgcatgcagctaccagaagccagtggagggagtgcAGCAGTAGGGTGGTATGCATTCAAAGGTAGACCTGACAGCAGTAAGttacagtagtccagtcttgagacgacaagagactgaacaagtacctgatcagcctgtgtggacaaaaatggccaaatccttctaaagttgtagagaaggaaccgacatgagcgagtcatgacatgaggaaaaggacagttgattgtccatggttaccccaaggttgcgagctgtggctgaagtgtagatcagatcgttatgcagagatattgcaagatcatgacctggggataaATCACGTGGGATGATCAgtagttcagttttgctaggattgagcttcaactgatgagccgtcatccatgatgatatgacagccagacatgctgagaagctgtggtatctgaggttgtgaaagagaaaagtgagaagataagttgtgtatcatcagcataataacttcaccaagagagtgagtatacagagaaaaaagaagaggaccaaatactgagccctgtgggacaccagtagAGAGTctgcagatgtcactccccctccatgttacctgataaaTATCTGTTTGatatcattttaaaagaatCCCATAAACCACAAACTCTTTTCAGTACAATTAATGCCATACTAAATACCTCTCAACCGGTGTGTTTAGATGACTgtgagtttttaaaaaatgtatagatAAGATTGCCAATATCAGAACACATATTTCACCTCCCTTTGAGGACCCACCTAACTTTGTCACAAATTCTGCTGTCTTCGACCAGTTTGAGCCGGTGCCATTATCTTTCTTGGAAAAAGTTATTGATCACATGAAACCCTCCACATGTCTCATGGATGTAGTCCATCCTCGTTTTCTTAAACAGATATTTGAATCTATTGGATCTAAAATCCTTGAAATTATAAATAGTAGACTGACGTTGGGTGTCGTTCCACTGGACTTTAAACATGCGGCCGTTcagcaataaattaaaaaaacctaATCTCTAAacttgaatgagagtgtgtgtgtgccctgcgatgggttggcactccgtccagggtgtatcctgccttaatgcccgatgacgcctgagataggcacaggctccccgtgacccgaggtagttcggataagcggtagaaaatgaatgaatgaatgaatgaatgaatgaatgaatctctaaacttctttttctttctattatattggagaaagctgtgtgtttaCAGCTGCAATGTATTTTAGATTTGCATGGATGTTTAGAGGTATATCAGTCTGGATTTAAAGCATTTCATTGCACTGAAACTGCACTCTTAAAAGTTACTAATGATCTTTTATtgattacattcacatttacatttacagcatttggcagatgcccttatccagagcgacgtacataagtgcttaaatctctaacattgaatcattaatgctggctcactaagttacatacttaagataccatgagtttaaaacatttgttcaaagttacaatgaaagtgtcaaaggtgtgtttttttttttttttttttttttaaatgcaaaagataatgaaagaagtgctagttgaagtgtttcctgaataagtaggtcttcaaccgccgcttgaaaatagccagtgactcagctgtccggacctctaggggaagttcgttccaccaccttggtgccagtacagagaagagtcttgtagtatacttgcctcttaccctgagagatggtggaaccagtcgagcagtgatTACAGATTCTGGAGATTCTGTTATTCTTATGCTTTTAGATCTTACAGCTTCATTTGGTTTATTGCTTCCATTAGAGTCTATTCTAAGAAAGTATggcatttcatttcactgttatGCAGATGACACGCAACTTTATCTGCCATTGAAGCAAAATGATACCAGCTCTCCAAATTTATTGCTGAATTGCCTAAAAGATGTCAAAGCGTGGAtggaattgaattttttttttttttttaatgagagtAAAACTGAAATTGTGATATTCAGGCCAAATAGTTCACAAGTGCCCCTTAAAATGGAATTATGTTCATTTCTTCCCTGTATCAAATCCTCTGTTAAAGATCTGCGATTTTAAATTTGACAAACAGGTCAATTCTGTAGTTAAGGCCAGTTTTTATCAGTTAAGGCTTTTATCTAAGGTATTAACCTTTCTTATCATTCAAAGACTTTAAAGGGGTTATACGTGTTTTCATCTCTTCTCGGTTAGACTATTGTAATGGCCTTTATATTGGTGTCAGTCAggcttctctctcacacttgcAGTTGGTTACTTGCAGGCTATTGAAAGGAACGCGTAAGCATGATCATACTGTATTTCTCCTATATTAGGCTCTCATCAATaactttcagtgtgttttaagaTTGATTTCAAGGTTTTAGTATTTGTTTGTAAATCATTGAATGGTCTGGCAGACAACTTATCTTTCTGACCTTATTAAACTGTACGTTCCATCAAGGTCCCTTGGGTGTGCAGATAACTTGCTCTTGGTTGTTTCTAGAGCAAGGATGAAGCACAGGGGTGACCGAGCATTTGCAGTTGCTGCTCCTAAGAGTCCTAAAAcgtatttttattctttgtcatttAACACagtttggatgtgtgtgttgtctttttctttGCGCTGTTTTACTTTTATATGGAAGAACCATTTTGTCATTAGATTTCCTTCTTTCACAGTGTAATGTCTCAGGTAGAAAAAGCACCTCCTAAGTTTCTGCCTCCTGAATGGGAACATGCAAACCACTTGCACTTCAGGAGAGCTGAGGCTGAGCGAGCACGCTCAGAGCGACTCACGGATGAGTGTAAGAGACTGATAGAGGAGAGCGAGAAGACGGTGAAACGCATGCAGCAGGATGCTAACAACCGCCTGGGTAACTGTGCTATCAGAGCTATTATTTTAGTATAAAGCTGCTGGGTAATGCCATGAGATAtctaatgctgtgtgtgtgttggtgtgtatgtgtgtgtatatttgttccTCTCAGAGCAGAGACTCAAAGATATTAAGTTCTGGAGGCAGGAGCTGGAGCAGAAACTGCATGAGATGGTGCAGGAGATCGAGCTGCTACTGACTATGAAGAGCCGAGTAGAGAGAGCTCTGGGGAGTTGCGCCGAACCTCTCCAAGCCACTCTGGACTGTCTGAACGAGAGGTGAGGCGCTAATCTGACTCACAGGGAAACATAAATCACTGATCTCAATCAATTAATTAGACCACTCTGAGGATGCTAATATCTGTGTATTCATCAGGCAGAAGCGCGTGGAAATAGACCTTGTTCATGACAACTTGGAGAAGGAGCTTCTGAAGGAAAAGGACGTGATCGAGGGAGTATTGACTCTCCTCCAGCGCACTCTGGAGCAGATCATTGAGCAGATCAGGTGAACCTGGAACGAAAAGTCTcgtttcatgtatttatttatgaatacgGTTGAACCTGACTGAAGAACTGAGGTTGAATCTGTATTTCTCATTACTCATCCTAGACTCAACCGTGCAGCCAAATACTACCTGGAGAAAGATCTGCGGGATAAATTTCAGGCCGAACGCATCGACGATTTCTGCTCCCTGCTCAGCAGCACCACAGCGAGCGGCGAGGAGCAGGCTGGAGCCGGGCAGCGTCCTGATGGAGGGTAAAGACATATACGAATAAGTTCCATATTCGATATAATAACTTG carries:
- the tekt1 gene encoding tektin-1; this translates as MSQVEKAPPKFLPPEWEHANHLHFRRAEAERARSERLTDECKRLIEESEKTVKRMQQDANNRLEQRLKDIKFWRQELEQKLHEMVQEIELLLTMKSRVERALGSCAEPLQATLDCLNERQKRVEIDLVHDNLEKELLKEKDVIEGVLTLLQRTLEQIIEQIRLNRAAKYYLEKDLRDKFQAERIDDFCSLLSSTTASGEEQAGAGQRPDGGLAVTPQEWETFSDVNIGKAEKERNNSASLRALVENLLAQTAADMRRQHEATGSALELRIHETRSAKANLEDQLSKLLVEIARQEQNLNALKVAVADKEGPLKLAEARLHTRQQRPRAELCNDRAHTHLLTEVQQLKSQVSRLKDGLSQSEMELKALTRSQLLLEEEIQVKSNSLYIDEVICTQLRQPITIHVF